In a single window of the Hydrogenobaculum sp. 3684 genome:
- a CDS encoding DUF2173 family protein: MATVSKLKELMTLPGAVAAGEFTDDGRLVAYYGDIDEKSAEIAAMMCAANKLMGNMQAKGWSTYTGKDGFYPVEGFAVAGGKYVACIFGNVGVFLELSKADFDKTFEVLSKHI; this comes from the coding sequence ATGGCTACAGTTAGCAAGCTAAAAGAGCTCATGACTCTCCCGGGTGCTGTGGCAGCGGGCGAGTTTACAGACGATGGTAGGTTGGTAGCCTACTACGGGGATATAGATGAGAAATCTGCCGAAATTGCAGCTATGATGTGTGCTGCCAACAAGCTTATGGGTAATATGCAGGCTAAAGGTTGGAGTACTTACACTGGCAAAGATGGTTTTTATCCAGTAGAGGGCTTTGCGGTGGCTGGTGGTAAGTATGTAGCTTGTATTTTCGGCAACGTAGGTGTGTTTTTGGAACTTTCAAAAGCTGATTTTGACAAGACCTTTGAAGTACTATCAAAACATATTTAA